Part of the Rhodothermus bifroesti genome, TATCCCAGTGCCTGAGGCTTCTGCCGAGGTGGTCAGTTTATTGGTAAGCGGACTGACGGCATCGATTGCCTTGCAAGAAGTAGCTCGCGTGCGTCCTGGGGAAGCTGTGCTGGTAACAGCCGCTGCTGGTGGGACAGGGCAGTATGCAGTGCAACTGGCCAAGCTGGCAGGCGCTTATGTGGTCGGAACGTGTGGCACCGAAGCAAAAGCCAACCTACTTCGGCGTTTAGGGTGCGATCGGGTGATCAACTATCGCCAGGAAAACCTAACGGAAGTGCTGCGCAAGGAGTATCCCCACGGCTTTGACGTGGTTTATGAAAGCGTAGGGGGAGAAGTGTTTGACCTATGCGTGGAGATGCTGGCCCGCCATGGACGGCTGCTGTGCATTGGGTTTGTGAGCGAATACCGGACAGGGCCGCATCCAGTAAGCCAGGTCCGGTTGTACACCAAGCTAATTCCAAAGTCGGCTGCGGTAGTAGGCTTCTTTCTGCCGCATTACGTGGCACACTTTCGCACACACTTGCCGCGGCTATTCCAGCTATACCGAACAGGCCAGCTCCAGGTAGCTATCGATCCTACACCTTTTGAAGGGCTGGAGGCTGTGCCCGATGCCGTGGAATACTTGCACGCTGGAAGCAATGTGGGAAAGGTTGTTGTTCGTCTGTAAGGGAGATTCCTATGCCTGGGACCGCAATCTGGAAACGGCCAGCTACGCTAGAAGACTTAAACCGAATGACCGAGGGCAATATGCTGGGCCATTTGGGCATTCGGTTCATCGAGATCGGCGACGACTATCTGGTTGCCACAATGCCTGTAGATGGCCGCACGCAGCAACCCTTCGGATTGTTGCATGGTGGAGCCTCGGTGGCTCTAGCAGAGTCGATGGGGAGTGTAGGCTCTCA contains:
- a CDS encoding quinone oxidoreductase family protein — encoded protein: MHLPTTYRKLVAHKLSPNFREATTIVEVPLPQPGPGEVLIRNRFAGVNATDVNITAGRYRPGQLPPFELGAEAVGEVVAVGEGVQELRPGDPVGTIKLGGGYSEFQCIPARHAIPVPEASAEVVSLLVSGLTASIALQEVARVRPGEAVLVTAAAGGTGQYAVQLAKLAGAYVVGTCGTEAKANLLRRLGCDRVINYRQENLTEVLRKEYPHGFDVVYESVGGEVFDLCVEMLARHGRLLCIGFVSEYRTGPHPVSQVRLYTKLIPKSAAVVGFFLPHYVAHFRTHLPRLFQLYRTGQLQVAIDPTPFEGLEAVPDAVEYLHAGSNVGKVVVRL
- a CDS encoding hotdog fold thioesterase, encoding MPGTAIWKRPATLEDLNRMTEGNMLGHLGIRFIEIGDDYLVATMPVDGRTQQPFGLLHGGASVALAESMGSVGSQLCLDSDQLFCVGLEINANHIRAVRSGQVKGVARPLHIGRRTQVWDIRIYDAQERLVCISRLTLAVLPYPE